In one Nocardioides sp. NBC_00368 genomic region, the following are encoded:
- a CDS encoding amino acid permease yields MSVWRTKSIEQSLADAETPEFQLKKRLTAVDLTVFGIGVIIGAGIFTLTGRAAAQYAGPGVVFSFVIAAICCGLAALCYAEFASAVPVSGSAYTFSYATLGEMLAWIVGWDLILEMVLAASVVAQGWSAYFVTFLAEIGITWPAHLGPQAEPAFGDFNLAALLLVVALVGLIAIGIKESLRVNLVLVAIKLFVVFFVIIAGLFYVSGANYDPFIPERAGGVESEGIHQPLIQWAFGLEPQTFGVLGIVSAASVVFFAYIGFDVVATTAEEAKNPQRDLPRGIIGSLVICTILYVAVALVITGMVKYDEIDTSAALATAFRDVGQGGFATLISAGAVAGLTTVVMTLIIGAVRVLFAMSRDGLLPVRLAHVNPKTGTPLRLTFIVGAVVALVATFTPVGRLEEMVNIGTLTAFALVSIAVPVLRKRRPDLPRSFQVPFNPVLPIVAALICIYLTLNLSIETWLRFLVWMAIGFAIYFLYSYRNSRVGKGGDDTVVEPLHM; encoded by the coding sequence ATGTCTGTTTGGCGCACCAAGTCCATCGAGCAGTCCCTTGCCGATGCCGAAACCCCGGAGTTCCAGCTCAAAAAGCGGCTCACCGCGGTTGACCTGACGGTCTTCGGGATCGGCGTGATCATCGGAGCGGGGATCTTCACCCTGACCGGCCGGGCCGCGGCCCAGTACGCCGGCCCGGGTGTGGTCTTCTCCTTCGTCATCGCCGCGATCTGTTGTGGCCTGGCGGCGCTCTGCTACGCGGAGTTCGCCTCGGCGGTGCCGGTGTCCGGGTCGGCGTACACCTTCTCCTACGCCACCCTCGGAGAGATGCTCGCGTGGATCGTCGGCTGGGACCTGATCCTGGAGATGGTCCTGGCGGCGTCCGTGGTCGCCCAGGGCTGGAGCGCCTACTTCGTCACCTTCCTGGCCGAGATCGGCATCACCTGGCCGGCCCACCTCGGTCCGCAGGCCGAGCCGGCTTTCGGCGACTTCAACCTGGCTGCGCTGCTGCTGGTCGTCGCACTCGTCGGCCTGATCGCCATCGGCATCAAGGAGTCGTTGCGCGTCAACCTCGTGCTCGTCGCGATCAAGCTCTTCGTCGTCTTCTTCGTCATCATCGCCGGGCTGTTCTACGTCTCCGGTGCCAACTACGACCCGTTCATCCCCGAGCGTGCCGGCGGCGTCGAGTCCGAGGGCATCCACCAGCCCCTGATCCAGTGGGCGTTCGGTCTCGAGCCGCAGACCTTCGGCGTCCTCGGTATCGTCTCGGCCGCCTCCGTGGTCTTCTTCGCCTACATCGGCTTCGACGTCGTCGCCACCACCGCCGAGGAGGCCAAGAACCCGCAGCGTGACCTGCCGCGCGGCATCATCGGGTCGTTGGTGATCTGCACGATCCTCTACGTCGCCGTCGCGCTGGTCATCACCGGCATGGTGAAGTACGACGAGATCGACACCAGCGCTGCGCTGGCCACGGCGTTCCGTGATGTCGGGCAGGGCGGCTTCGCCACCCTGATCTCGGCGGGCGCGGTCGCAGGTCTGACCACGGTCGTGATGACGCTGATCATCGGCGCCGTCCGGGTGCTCTTCGCGATGAGCCGCGACGGGCTCCTCCCGGTGAGGCTCGCGCACGTGAACCCGAAGACCGGTACGCCGCTCCGGCTCACGTTCATCGTCGGTGCCGTCGTCGCGCTCGTCGCGACCTTCACCCCGGTCGGCCGGCTGGAGGAGATGGTCAACATCGGCACCCTGACCGCCTTCGCCCTGGTCTCGATCGCGGTGCCGGTCCTGCGCAAGCGTCGCCCCGACCTGCCGCGCTCGTTCCAGGTGCCGTTCAACCCGGTGCTGCCGATCGTGGCGGCGCTGATCTGCATCTACCTGACCCTCAACCTGAGCATCGAGACCTGGCTG
- a CDS encoding tannase/feruloyl esterase family alpha/beta hydrolase has product MPRTLVRRFLTVGSSLALAAAALVVGQVPASAVPSTSTTDCQSLVGLRIPEHRIGLPTTGAEVTAATSMPASGTGPTAIPAYCRADIEIHAVDPAAPDIRMGLALPEGWNGRSMMFGGGGYNGTVPNLAQNVPFGPVDQRTPLGRGYATYASDSGHQADTTRHPIASLDGWFGQNDEALRNFSGDALKKVHDTAGFVIAKAFGRGPGTTYFAGGSTGGREALAVAQRWPRDFDGVISAYPAWNAATLDLFFGRITHEFGKPGAFPSKAQQDLVAQQVLAACDGGDGLEDGVVSDEAGCDFDPETLLCGEGEAPGATCLSREQVDAVVAADSSWRLPYRVASGEWGYPGFPVLSGARMSTPILGFGTTAPADPMPVTAGYGMQFWNQWAKYFVARDPQISPFAIDPAAPGAWQRRISELTALQDVNDADLRPFARSGGRLILVHGAADELVSHRSTIDYYQRVQRVMGKRATEGFSRFYLVPGANHANFAPVAYSASYDSLTALEKWAEKGVAPGGKQVVADGNAGANRTRPLCEWPTWPTYVGGPASEASSFRCQM; this is encoded by the coding sequence ATGCCCCGCACCCTCGTACGCAGATTCCTGACCGTCGGCTCGTCGCTGGCTCTCGCCGCGGCGGCCCTGGTCGTCGGCCAGGTGCCCGCCAGCGCCGTGCCGTCGACGAGCACCACCGACTGCCAGTCACTGGTCGGCCTGAGGATCCCAGAGCACCGCATCGGCCTGCCGACCACCGGGGCCGAGGTCACCGCGGCGACCTCGATGCCGGCCTCCGGGACCGGCCCGACCGCGATCCCGGCCTACTGCCGAGCGGACATCGAGATCCACGCGGTCGACCCCGCCGCGCCCGACATCCGGATGGGTCTGGCGCTGCCCGAGGGCTGGAACGGCAGGTCGATGATGTTCGGCGGTGGCGGCTACAACGGCACCGTCCCCAACCTCGCCCAGAACGTGCCCTTCGGCCCGGTCGACCAGCGCACCCCGCTCGGACGCGGCTACGCGACCTACGCCAGCGACTCCGGCCACCAGGCCGACACCACCCGTCACCCGATCGCCAGCCTCGACGGCTGGTTCGGCCAGAACGACGAGGCGCTGCGCAACTTCTCCGGGGACGCGCTCAAGAAGGTGCACGACACCGCCGGGTTCGTCATAGCCAAGGCCTTCGGCCGCGGACCCGGCACGACCTACTTCGCCGGTGGCTCGACCGGTGGGCGCGAGGCGCTCGCCGTCGCGCAGCGCTGGCCGCGCGACTTCGACGGCGTGATCTCGGCCTATCCCGCCTGGAACGCCGCCACCCTCGACCTCTTCTTCGGCCGGATCACCCACGAGTTCGGCAAGCCCGGCGCGTTCCCTTCGAAGGCTCAGCAGGACCTGGTCGCGCAGCAGGTCCTCGCCGCCTGCGACGGCGGCGACGGGCTCGAGGACGGCGTCGTCTCCGACGAGGCCGGCTGTGACTTCGACCCGGAGACGCTGCTGTGCGGCGAGGGTGAAGCGCCCGGCGCCACCTGCCTCTCGCGCGAGCAGGTCGATGCGGTCGTGGCCGCCGACAGCAGCTGGCGGCTGCCCTACCGGGTCGCGAGCGGGGAGTGGGGCTACCCCGGTTTCCCGGTGTTGTCCGGGGCGCGGATGTCCACCCCGATCCTCGGCTTCGGCACCACCGCGCCGGCCGACCCGATGCCCGTCACCGCCGGCTACGGCATGCAGTTCTGGAACCAGTGGGCCAAGTACTTCGTCGCCCGCGACCCGCAGATCAGCCCCTTCGCGATCGACCCGGCCGCTCCTGGGGCGTGGCAGCGCCGGATCAGCGAGCTGACCGCGCTCCAGGACGTCAACGATGCCGACCTACGCCCCTTCGCCCGCTCCGGCGGCAGGCTGATCCTGGTCCACGGTGCCGCCGACGAGTTGGTCAGCCACCGCTCCACGATCGACTACTACCAGCGGGTGCAGCGCGTGATGGGCAAGCGGGCCACCGAGGGGTTCTCGCGCTTCTACCTGGTGCCCGGCGCCAACCACGCCAACTTCGCCCCGGTCGCCTACTCCGCCTCGTACGACTCCCTCACGGCGCTGGAGAAGTGGGCCGAGAAGGGCGTCGCGCCCGGTGGGAAGCAGGTGGTCGCCGACGGCAACGCCGGGGCGAACCGCACGCGGCCGCTGTGCGAGTGGCCCACCTGGCCGACGTACGTCGGCGGGCCCGCCTCTGAAGCGAGCAGCTTCCGATGCCAGATGTGA
- a CDS encoding ABC transporter ATP-binding protein, whose amino-acid sequence MTSTTPTQDWALRTEGLTKDFRGFRAVSSVDLEVAEGTVHALVGPNGAGKTTLFNLLTGFLKPTSGRITVFGDDVTGMAPERITRHGVARSFQITSLFENLTPREHVEIALQGLTNQGLKFWRSEKLLARRREEVDRLLAEVGLTELADRPTGLMAYGQKRALELALVLAVEPKLLLLDEPTAGMGIEDVDRTIELVRRIAAGRTVVFVDHNMHVVGQLADRVTVLQQGSVLAEGPYDEVRADARVITAYLGEAHSA is encoded by the coding sequence GTGACGAGCACCACACCCACCCAGGACTGGGCTCTGCGGACCGAGGGCCTCACCAAGGACTTCCGCGGCTTCCGTGCGGTCAGCTCTGTCGACCTCGAGGTCGCCGAGGGCACCGTACACGCGCTCGTCGGCCCCAACGGCGCCGGCAAGACCACCCTGTTCAACCTGCTGACCGGGTTCCTCAAGCCGACCAGCGGGCGGATCACGGTCTTCGGTGACGACGTCACCGGGATGGCACCGGAGCGGATCACCCGTCACGGGGTGGCCCGCTCCTTCCAGATCACCAGCCTCTTCGAGAACCTCACTCCGCGCGAGCACGTCGAGATCGCGCTCCAGGGGCTCACCAACCAGGGCCTGAAGTTCTGGCGCTCTGAGAAGCTGCTGGCGCGGCGCCGTGAGGAGGTCGACCGGCTCCTGGCCGAGGTCGGGCTGACCGAGCTGGCCGACCGGCCGACGGGGCTGATGGCCTACGGCCAGAAGCGGGCGCTGGAGCTCGCACTCGTGCTCGCCGTCGAGCCGAAGCTGCTCCTGCTCGACGAGCCGACGGCCGGGATGGGCATCGAGGACGTCGACCGCACCATCGAGCTCGTCCGGCGCATCGCCGCCGGCCGCACGGTCGTCTTCGTCGACCACAACATGCACGTCGTCGGCCAGCTGGCCGACCGGGTCACCGTCCTGCAGCAGGGCTCGGTGCTCGCCGAGGGGCCTTACGACGAGGTCCGCGCGGATGCCCGCGTCATCACCGCCTACCTCGGGGAGGCCCACAGTGCTTGA
- a CDS encoding ABC transporter ATP-binding protein, with protein MLEIENLSAWYGEAQALREATLSVEAGEVVTLVGRNGAGKTTLVRCLMGLHRHLTGSVRLDGRDITSRPAHKRARAGLGWVQDDRGIFANLSVEENLLLPPRVSGSAWTLEQVYDAFPALGSRRRAGGTILSGGEQQMLAVARVLRTGARVLLLDEPSEGLAPVIVAQIGDIVRTAKQSGIGVLLIEQNVRFAATVADRHYLLAQGRLVESLDNDEFVERQDELLEHLGI; from the coding sequence GTGCTTGAGATCGAGAACCTGAGTGCCTGGTACGGCGAGGCGCAGGCGCTGCGCGAGGCCACCCTGAGCGTGGAGGCGGGCGAGGTCGTCACCCTGGTCGGCCGCAACGGCGCCGGCAAGACCACGCTGGTCCGCTGTCTGATGGGCCTGCACAGGCACCTGACCGGATCGGTCCGGCTCGACGGTCGCGACATCACCTCGCGGCCCGCGCACAAGCGGGCCCGCGCCGGGCTCGGCTGGGTGCAGGACGACCGCGGCATCTTCGCCAACCTGAGCGTGGAGGAGAACCTCCTGCTGCCGCCGCGCGTCTCCGGCTCGGCGTGGACGCTGGAGCAGGTCTACGACGCCTTCCCGGCTCTCGGCAGCCGCCGGCGAGCGGGCGGCACCATCCTCTCGGGCGGTGAGCAGCAGATGCTCGCCGTCGCCAGGGTGCTCCGCACCGGCGCCCGGGTGCTCCTGCTCGACGAGCCCTCCGAGGGGCTCGCCCCCGTCATCGTCGCCCAGATCGGCGACATCGTGCGGACCGCGAAGCAGTCCGGGATCGGCGTGCTCCTGATCGAGCAGAACGTACGTTTCGCCGCCACCGTCGCCGACCGCCACTACCTGCTCGCCCAGGGCCGCCTGGTCGAGAGCCTCGACAACGACGAGTTCGTCGAACGTCAGGACGAACTGCTCGAACACCTCGGGATCTGA
- a CDS encoding ABC transporter substrate-binding protein translates to MNKRRTVATASMVMAGVLVTAGCGAGGPAAAGGDFTDDKVVLALLNDASGVYKDVSGPNSKIAIRMAIDDYQEKYGEEAVVDDIEVTSADHQNEPDIANTKAQELYDREGADVILDVPTSSAALAVATQAKNKKKLYMNIGAGTTELTGGQCNKYTFHYAYDTWMLANGTGTVVTEEGDKNWQLIYPDYAFGQDMVKSFTGAIEAGGGKVAGTIATPFPNDNFATYITKAGAAKPQVIGTMHAGGDLINLVKQYNESGLKDQGIDLAVGLMFISDIHSLGVEAFEGTIFTDAWYWNLDEKSREWADRFMEETGDRPTYAHAGNYSAALQYLEAVQAAGTDDADKVVAELEGKKVEDMFLRNGEIRAEDHRVIHDVYLARVKGPADVKEDWDYEEIIKTIPAEEAFRPAAESGCSM, encoded by the coding sequence ATGAACAAGCGACGCACAGTTGCCACCGCCTCGATGGTGATGGCAGGTGTCCTGGTCACCGCAGGCTGCGGCGCCGGCGGTCCTGCTGCTGCCGGAGGCGACTTCACCGACGACAAGGTGGTCCTCGCCCTGCTCAACGACGCCTCCGGCGTCTACAAGGACGTCTCCGGTCCCAACTCGAAGATCGCGATCCGGATGGCGATCGACGACTACCAGGAGAAGTACGGCGAGGAGGCCGTCGTCGACGACATCGAGGTGACCTCGGCCGACCACCAGAACGAGCCGGACATCGCCAACACCAAGGCCCAGGAGCTCTACGACCGCGAGGGCGCCGACGTGATCCTCGACGTGCCGACATCGTCGGCCGCGCTGGCCGTCGCCACGCAGGCCAAGAACAAGAAGAAGCTCTACATGAACATCGGCGCCGGGACGACCGAGCTCACCGGCGGGCAGTGCAACAAGTACACCTTCCACTACGCGTACGACACCTGGATGCTGGCCAACGGCACCGGCACCGTCGTCACCGAGGAGGGCGACAAGAACTGGCAGCTCATCTACCCCGACTACGCCTTCGGCCAGGACATGGTGAAGTCGTTCACCGGCGCCATCGAGGCCGGTGGCGGCAAGGTCGCCGGCACGATCGCGACACCCTTCCCGAACGACAACTTCGCGACGTACATCACCAAAGCAGGGGCCGCGAAACCGCAGGTCATCGGCACCATGCACGCCGGTGGTGACCTGATCAACCTGGTCAAGCAGTACAACGAGTCCGGGCTGAAGGACCAGGGTATCGACCTGGCCGTCGGGCTGATGTTCATCTCCGACATCCACTCGCTCGGCGTCGAGGCGTTCGAGGGCACGATCTTCACCGACGCCTGGTACTGGAACCTCGATGAGAAGTCGCGCGAGTGGGCCGACCGGTTCATGGAGGAGACCGGCGACCGGCCGACGTACGCCCACGCCGGCAACTACTCCGCGGCTCTGCAGTATCTCGAGGCGGTCCAGGCGGCCGGCACCGACGACGCCGACAAGGTCGTCGCGGAGCTCGAGGGCAAGAAGGTCGAGGACATGTTCCTGCGCAACGGTGAGATCCGCGCCGAGGACCACCGGGTCATCCACGACGTCTACCTGGCTCGCGTCAAGGGCCCGGCCGACGTCAAGGAGGACTGGGACTACGAGGAGATCATCAAGACGATCCCGGCCGAGGAGGCGTTCCGCCCGGCGGCGGAGTCCGGCTGCTCGATGTAG
- a CDS encoding branched-chain amino acid ABC transporter permease, with translation MNAVLQYTVQGLAAGSFYALAALGLAVIFGVLGVVNFAHGAFYMLGAVAAAVLLDTVGMSLWLALIVVPLLMLVFGMLVERLLVQWLLPLDPLYNLLLTFGLTLLLVDLVKRRYGVSGLPYERPSALDGRVQVGGVGLPIYQLFVIGVALLVCLGVWLLMTRTRVGMIVRAATERPELAGALGINVGRWVTPVFGFGVALAGLAGVLAAPFRAITAEMGSDFIIILFAVVVIGGLGSIVGAVVGGFLVGLVEAFGQAYAPTFAQVLIFVLMAVVVLARPAGLFGREEATA, from the coding sequence ATGAACGCGGTTCTGCAATACACCGTCCAGGGCCTCGCGGCCGGCAGCTTCTACGCGCTGGCCGCGCTCGGCCTGGCCGTCATCTTCGGGGTCCTGGGCGTGGTCAACTTCGCCCACGGTGCCTTCTACATGCTGGGAGCGGTCGCGGCCGCGGTGCTCCTGGACACCGTCGGGATGAGCCTGTGGTTGGCGCTGATCGTGGTGCCGCTGCTGATGCTGGTCTTCGGGATGCTGGTCGAGCGGCTGCTGGTGCAGTGGCTGCTGCCGCTCGACCCGCTCTACAACCTGCTGCTCACCTTCGGGCTGACCCTGCTGCTGGTCGACCTGGTCAAGCGCCGCTACGGGGTCTCGGGCCTGCCCTATGAACGCCCCTCCGCACTGGACGGGCGGGTGCAGGTGGGAGGCGTCGGGCTGCCCATCTACCAGCTCTTCGTGATCGGCGTCGCGCTGCTCGTCTGCCTCGGTGTGTGGCTGCTGATGACGCGTACGCGGGTGGGCATGATCGTGCGGGCCGCGACCGAGCGGCCCGAGCTCGCCGGTGCGCTCGGCATCAATGTCGGCCGCTGGGTGACCCCGGTCTTCGGCTTCGGGGTCGCGCTCGCCGGGCTGGCCGGGGTCTTGGCCGCGCCGTTCCGGGCGATCACCGCCGAGATGGGCAGCGACTTCATCATCATCCTGTTCGCCGTCGTGGTGATCGGCGGGCTCGGCTCGATCGTGGGCGCCGTCGTCGGCGGGTTCCTGGTCGGGCTCGTGGAGGCGTTCGGGCAGGCGTACGCACCGACGTTCGCGCAGGTGCTGATCTTCGTGCTCATGGCGGTGGTCGTCCTGGCCCGGCCGGCCGGGCTCTTCGGCCGAGAGGAGGCGACGGCATGA
- a CDS encoding branched-chain amino acid ABC transporter permease — MTSIATAGASVSEQHAAIAGARPWQRLVLLGIGLVVALGLPWFVYPPVAMDIAAWALFAVALDLLLGYCGLLSFGHAAFWGGSAYATGLVAIHLGVPFPVAVLGGALFAMVLAVPIGYLSVKRSGIYFAMVTLAFAQMLFFIANQASSLTGGENGLQGVPRSFFGIEAVETDSFFFYYAALPIILLGMWAAWRIVHSPFGRVLVAIRDNAPRARALGYDVERYKLIVFVLSAGLSGLAGGVFAVSHGFVALPELHWATSGEVVLMTVLGGIGTLWGGVIGAGLIVMLADYLASSGFDGIGIVTGGVFVTVVLLFRRGIWGTARHLYLMRRSASRARR; from the coding sequence ATGACGAGCATCGCAACGGCTGGCGCGAGTGTCAGCGAGCAGCACGCGGCGATCGCCGGGGCGCGGCCGTGGCAGCGGCTGGTGCTTTTGGGGATCGGTCTCGTCGTCGCGCTCGGGCTGCCGTGGTTCGTCTACCCGCCGGTGGCGATGGACATCGCCGCGTGGGCGCTCTTCGCGGTGGCCCTCGACCTGCTGCTGGGCTACTGCGGGCTGCTCTCGTTCGGTCATGCCGCGTTCTGGGGCGGATCGGCGTACGCCACCGGGCTGGTCGCCATCCATCTCGGCGTCCCGTTCCCGGTGGCGGTGCTCGGCGGAGCGCTCTTCGCGATGGTCCTGGCGGTGCCGATCGGCTACCTGTCGGTGAAGCGGTCCGGGATCTACTTCGCGATGGTCACCCTCGCCTTCGCGCAGATGCTCTTCTTCATCGCCAACCAGGCCTCCTCGCTCACCGGCGGGGAGAACGGGCTGCAGGGCGTGCCGCGGTCGTTCTTCGGGATCGAGGCGGTCGAGACCGACTCGTTCTTTTTCTACTACGCAGCGCTGCCGATCATCCTGCTCGGGATGTGGGCCGCCTGGCGGATCGTCCATTCCCCCTTCGGACGGGTGCTGGTCGCGATCCGCGACAACGCGCCGCGGGCCCGGGCGCTGGGCTACGACGTGGAGCGCTACAAGCTGATCGTCTTCGTGCTCTCGGCCGGGCTGTCCGGGCTGGCCGGCGGCGTCTTCGCCGTCTCGCACGGGTTCGTGGCGCTCCCGGAGCTGCACTGGGCCACCTCCGGCGAGGTCGTGCTGATGACGGTGCTGGGTGGCATCGGGACGCTGTGGGGCGGTGTCATCGGCGCCGGGCTGATCGTGATGCTCGCCGACTACCTGGCCTCGTCCGGGTTCGACGGGATCGGGATCGTCACCGGTGGAGTGTTCGTGACCGTGGTGCTGCTGTTCCGTCGGGGCATCTGGGGCACTGCCCGCCACCTGTACCTGATGCGACGCTCCGCGTCGCGAGCGCGACGCTGA
- a CDS encoding helix-turn-helix domain-containing protein, with product MTVDVIAFLELLAGDAAEADFEGPSRAARAAGATADELARIDHVRSLALQVRATLEARRRREGELGALFESANDLAMLTNLEAVLQAIVTRAKQLLNSDVAYLTLNDERRGEYMRVTEGILTAAFRSTRIPFGIGLGGLVAQTMKPYSTADYIPDERFRHAPDIDGAVSGEGIRAIIGVPLLLGSQVIGVLFAANRAVRPFGAEASALLVSLAAHAAIAVDKARLLEETRAAVAELEVTTRQLQARNEVVERAADAHDRLTRIVVEGGGVDDVVRSVAEVLGARVVVLDLDGEVIASSAPDQPVSDYEAAVTRRSLDLSRTAGSGDVYATPVLAGAEQLGSMLLGPREVDREDGDLDDGDQRILERAALVTALLLLFRRSVAEAEGRVRGELLDELLSGTTPDPETLRERGRLLQADLSRPYAVVVANVPGDRARVGQAATFVAATHDGFAAVRQGQVVLIFPDCDARAAGELVVEGLRLSAGAPVTVGAAGPVPGPLSSPDAVVKGYDEARRCLAAAMTLGREGEVVTADDLGFVGLLLGSDGHPAAYVTSRLGPVIDYDTAKGSKLVETLRAYFSADRNLTRTAAVLHVHVNTVTQRLERVTRLLGKGWQEPERQLEVQLALRLHQLVA from the coding sequence ATGACGGTCGATGTGATTGCGTTCCTGGAGCTGCTGGCCGGGGATGCCGCGGAGGCCGACTTCGAGGGACCGTCGCGAGCCGCGCGAGCGGCGGGCGCGACGGCCGACGAGCTGGCGCGGATCGACCACGTCAGGAGCCTCGCGCTCCAGGTCAGGGCCACCCTCGAGGCGCGCCGGCGGCGCGAGGGCGAGCTGGGCGCGCTGTTCGAGTCCGCCAACGACCTGGCGATGCTGACCAACCTGGAAGCGGTGCTGCAGGCGATCGTGACCCGGGCGAAGCAGCTGCTGAACAGCGACGTCGCCTATCTGACCCTCAACGACGAGCGTCGCGGTGAGTACATGCGGGTGACCGAGGGGATCCTGACCGCGGCCTTCCGCTCGACCCGGATCCCCTTCGGCATCGGGCTCGGCGGCCTAGTCGCGCAGACCATGAAGCCCTACTCGACCGCCGACTACATCCCCGACGAGCGGTTCCGGCACGCTCCCGACATCGACGGCGCGGTCAGCGGCGAGGGCATCCGCGCGATCATCGGCGTGCCCCTCCTGCTCGGCAGCCAGGTCATCGGCGTCCTCTTCGCCGCCAACCGCGCCGTACGCCCCTTCGGCGCCGAGGCGAGCGCACTGCTCGTCTCGCTGGCCGCCCATGCCGCGATCGCCGTGGACAAGGCCCGGCTGCTGGAGGAGACCCGCGCCGCGGTCGCCGAGCTCGAGGTCACCACCCGTCAGCTGCAGGCGCGCAACGAGGTGGTCGAGCGCGCTGCCGACGCCCACGACCGGCTCACTCGGATCGTCGTCGAGGGTGGCGGCGTCGACGATGTCGTACGCAGCGTCGCCGAGGTCCTCGGCGCCCGGGTCGTCGTGCTCGACCTCGACGGGGAGGTCATCGCGAGCAGCGCCCCGGACCAGCCGGTCTCCGACTACGAGGCGGCCGTGACTCGGCGCAGCCTCGACCTGAGCCGCACCGCCGGCAGCGGCGACGTCTACGCCACCCCGGTGCTCGCCGGCGCCGAGCAGCTCGGCTCGATGCTCCTGGGCCCGCGCGAGGTCGACCGCGAGGACGGCGATCTGGACGACGGCGACCAGCGGATCCTGGAGCGGGCGGCCCTGGTCACGGCGCTGCTGCTGCTCTTCCGCCGCAGCGTCGCCGAGGCCGAGGGGCGGGTGCGGGGAGAGCTCCTCGACGAGCTCCTCTCCGGCACCACCCCCGACCCGGAGACGCTGCGCGAGCGCGGACGCCTGCTGCAGGCCGACCTGTCCCGGCCCTACGCCGTGGTGGTGGCGAACGTCCCCGGCGACCGGGCGCGTGTGGGGCAGGCGGCGACGTTCGTCGCGGCCACCCACGACGGGTTCGCGGCGGTGCGACAGGGGCAGGTCGTGCTGATCTTCCCCGACTGCGACGCCCGCGCGGCGGGCGAGCTGGTCGTCGAGGGACTACGGCTCTCGGCGGGTGCGCCGGTGACGGTCGGCGCGGCCGGTCCGGTGCCGGGGCCGCTGAGCAGTCCCGACGCCGTGGTGAAGGGCTACGACGAGGCCCGTCGCTGCCTGGCGGCGGCGATGACCCTGGGTCGCGAGGGTGAGGTGGTCACCGCCGACGACCTGGGGTTCGTGGGGCTGCTGCTCGGCTCCGACGGCCACCCGGCGGCGTACGTCACCTCGCGGCTGGGTCCGGTGATCGACTACGACACCGCGAAGGGGTCGAAGCTGGTCGAGACCCTGCGGGCCTACTTCTCCGCCGACCGCAATCTCACCCGCACCGCCGCGGTGCTGCACGTGCACGTCAACACCGTCACCCAGCGCCTGGAGCGGGTCACCCGTCTGCTGGGCAAGGGCTGGCAGGAGCCGGAGCGCCAGCTCGAGGTGCAGCTGGCGCTCCGGCTCCATCAGCTGGTCGCCTAG